One segment of Halococcus salsus DNA contains the following:
- a CDS encoding FecCD family ABC transporter permease: protein MAGSGSTTTAGEDEGWFEWVDGSLVSLILASVAIVAVAGLVQVSFGSYSMTIGQAWGAVFDPVVWTHPQVIATFLLGEGLANGLFSALGLSTAAVDLPQRALIVWNIRLPRVLVAAFVGTNLAISGAIFQAVTRNELASPFILGVSSGAGLAILLTLVVFSGLTALLPVTASLGGAVAFLIVYAIAWQNGTSPVRLVLAGVIVSTVFQSLQTGLFFFADDLGIVQQAISWTTGSLTGTDWEQVRIALPWTILATVLALAGARQLNVLLLGERTAKSLGMSVERVRFALSGIAILAAAASISVAGIVSFVGLIVPHVVRNLVGSDYKRLMVGCVFAGPALMVAADVGARLALNPVQIPVGIVTGLIGGPYFLYLMRKQGSIGEV, encoded by the coding sequence ATGGCCGGGAGCGGTTCGACGACGACCGCCGGCGAGGACGAAGGCTGGTTCGAGTGGGTCGACGGCTCGCTGGTCTCGCTGATCCTCGCGAGCGTCGCGATCGTGGCGGTCGCGGGGCTGGTCCAGGTGAGCTTCGGGTCGTACTCGATGACCATCGGCCAAGCCTGGGGGGCGGTGTTCGACCCGGTCGTCTGGACGCACCCGCAGGTGATCGCGACCTTCCTGCTCGGTGAAGGCCTCGCGAACGGCCTCTTCTCGGCGCTCGGTCTCTCGACGGCGGCCGTCGACCTCCCCCAGCGTGCGCTGATCGTCTGGAACATCCGCCTGCCGCGCGTCCTCGTCGCGGCGTTCGTGGGCACGAACCTCGCGATCTCGGGGGCGATCTTCCAGGCCGTGACCCGCAACGAGCTCGCGAGCCCGTTCATCCTCGGGGTCTCCTCGGGGGCTGGGCTCGCGATCCTCCTCACGCTCGTCGTCTTCTCTGGCCTCACGGCGCTGTTGCCGGTGACGGCGTCGCTCGGTGGCGCGGTCGCCTTCCTGATCGTCTACGCGATCGCCTGGCAGAACGGCACCTCGCCGGTTCGGCTGGTCCTCGCGGGCGTGATCGTCAGCACGGTGTTCCAGTCGCTCCAGACCGGCCTCTTCTTCTTCGCCGACGACCTCGGGATCGTCCAGCAGGCGATCTCCTGGACCACGGGCTCGCTCACGGGCACCGACTGGGAACAGGTCCGGATCGCGCTGCCGTGGACGATCCTCGCGACGGTGCTCGCGCTCGCGGGCGCACGCCAGCTCAACGTCTTACTACTGGGTGAGCGCACCGCGAAGTCGCTCGGGATGTCGGTCGAGCGGGTCCGCTTCGCGCTCTCCGGCATCGCGATCCTGGCGGCGGCGGCGAGCATCTCGGTCGCCGGGATCGTGAGCTTCGTGGGCCTCATCGTTCCTCACGTCGTCCGTAACCTCGTCGGCAGCGACTACAAGCGCCTCATGGTCGGTTGTGTCTTCGCCGGCCCGGCACTGATGGTCGCCGCCGACGTCGGCGCGCGCCTCGCGCTCAACCCCGTCCAGATCCCCGTCGGGATCGTTACCGGGCTGATCGGCGGGCCCTACTTCCTCTACCTGATGCGAAAGCAGGGCTCGATCGGCGAGGTCTGA
- a CDS encoding ABC transporter substrate-binding protein, with product MRRRRFLATTAVAGGLLAGCTGSDGGTNESTAGAGDGTAASDGTTGAGAATESGSTAAEGTGSEATDGTGTASGGSYSTTMPPVGTVSFDSVPETWVANNGSWADMGVALGKQPPKAVWLTERYHTQYYDEIPGVSVDKSGMQSLYSDGVSKELFYELDGDVHVIDPNFLLNRYKGWNQTDIKEIETEIAPFFGNSIFSRGYDWHEDYPYLSLYEAFEKLSQVFQETERYEAFAGLHDDFQSNVSEVVPSGEKPAVAIMWAGSDQPDTFSPYLISPGTSFKQWRDLEVRDAFADTSVRDFHADRSEVDFETLLEVDPDVLLLRGHEDKTRKQFQNTVVSYLESNDTASALTAVENGDVYRGGPLYQGPITNLVLTERAARQVYGASDQLFDRQRVADIVTGSS from the coding sequence ATGCGACGACGACGATTCCTCGCAACCACGGCGGTCGCCGGCGGGCTGCTCGCCGGCTGTACCGGGAGCGACGGCGGAACCAACGAGAGCACCGCTGGTGCCGGCGACGGGACCGCCGCGAGCGACGGAACGACCGGCGCGGGAGCCGCGACCGAGTCCGGATCCACCGCGGCCGAGGGAACGGGCTCGGAGGCCACCGACGGAACGGGAACCGCATCGGGCGGGTCCTACAGCACCACGATGCCGCCCGTGGGTACGGTAAGCTTCGACAGCGTTCCCGAGACGTGGGTCGCCAACAACGGAAGCTGGGCCGACATGGGTGTCGCGCTCGGCAAGCAGCCCCCGAAGGCGGTCTGGCTCACCGAACGGTACCACACCCAGTACTACGACGAGATCCCCGGCGTCTCGGTTGACAAGAGCGGGATGCAGAGCCTCTACAGCGACGGGGTGAGCAAGGAGCTGTTCTACGAGCTCGACGGCGACGTCCACGTCATCGACCCCAACTTCCTCCTGAACCGGTACAAGGGCTGGAACCAGACCGACATCAAGGAGATCGAGACGGAGATAGCGCCCTTCTTCGGCAACAGCATCTTCTCGCGGGGCTACGACTGGCACGAGGACTACCCGTACCTCTCGCTCTACGAGGCGTTCGAGAAGCTCTCACAGGTGTTCCAGGAGACCGAACGCTACGAGGCCTTCGCCGGTCTCCACGACGACTTCCAGTCGAACGTGAGCGAGGTCGTCCCCTCGGGCGAGAAACCCGCCGTGGCGATCATGTGGGCGGGAAGCGACCAACCGGATACGTTCTCCCCGTACCTCATCAGTCCCGGGACGAGCTTCAAACAGTGGCGCGACCTCGAAGTCCGGGACGCGTTCGCCGACACGTCCGTTCGGGACTTCCACGCCGACCGGAGCGAGGTCGACTTCGAGACGCTGCTGGAGGTCGACCCCGACGTCCTACTGCTTCGGGGCCACGAGGACAAGACCCGAAAGCAGTTCCAGAACACCGTGGTGTCGTATCTCGAAAGCAACGACACCGCGAGCGCGCTGACCGCGGTCGAGAACGGCGACGTCTACCGCGGCGGCCCGCTCTATCAGGGCCCGATCACGAACCTCGTGCTGACCGAGCGCGCCGCCCGGCAGGTCTACGGGGCCTCGGACCAGCTGTTCGACCGGCAACGCGTGGCCGACATCGTCACGGGGTCGTCGTGA
- the dpsA gene encoding DNA starvation/stationary phase protection protein DpsA produces MSLQESDSRLQQEFGTVDESPATRIEAERAEQVIDALNADLAASYVLYHQLKKHHWNVEGAEFLELHRFFEEAYEDVEEHADAIAERAQALGGVPVAGPVNLDERSYVEFEGEDVYDVRTSVANDMVMFADIVERFRDHIELANNLGDYTSEEVLRHAITDYEEYAHHLEHYLEDDTLVLEEATH; encoded by the coding sequence ATGAGTCTCCAAGAATCCGACTCCCGTCTCCAGCAGGAGTTCGGCACGGTCGACGAATCGCCGGCGACCCGCATCGAGGCCGAGCGCGCCGAACAGGTCATCGACGCGCTCAACGCCGACCTCGCGGCGTCGTACGTGCTCTATCACCAGCTCAAGAAGCACCACTGGAACGTCGAGGGTGCCGAGTTCCTCGAACTCCACCGCTTCTTCGAGGAGGCCTACGAGGACGTCGAGGAGCACGCCGACGCGATCGCCGAACGCGCCCAGGCGCTCGGTGGTGTCCCCGTCGCGGGTCCCGTCAACCTCGACGAGCGGAGCTACGTCGAGTTCGAGGGTGAGGACGTCTACGACGTCCGGACCTCGGTCGCCAACGACATGGTGATGTTCGCCGACATCGTCGAGCGGTTCCGCGACCACATCGAACTCGCCAACAACCTCGGCGACTACACCTCCGAGGAGGTCCTGCGCCACGCGATCACGGACTACGAGGAGTACGCCCACCACCTGGAGCACTACCTCGAAGACGACACCCTCGTGCTCGAAGAAGCGACGCACTGA
- a CDS encoding MATE family efflux transporter produces MERVPNPVRLVVAWVGTALVRADLIEPERARRTTDLAWPRIVTGLARMSKNAADTAMVGLAVGTAAIAGVGFVAPYWGMAFALGGGLASGTIALVSQRYGADEPVGQPVRSSILVVLGLTVPVTALFWFLPTQLLGLLSDNPRVVELGANYLRLMGLGVPFAGLNLIASRALVGADDAWTPMVVRAAGAVLNVAVNAALIFWLGYGVVGAAVGTVLANVAVTIAFVYGLTAGWLPGVGKLPITVDPLGTYLHGETTRQLVKIGTPLIGKNVAWRLGGFAMLWIVGLFGTTVVAAFVVAQRVRDLLNTPGWGFGLASSSLVGQELGTGDEDTAEAYGTEVIRFGVAVYFLLAAVVFVLADPIALAFVGDPASDALPIATLLVRATCVGIVFKGLSRTATGPLRASGDTRWPFYGQVLGYVVGLPLAYLGATTDLGLPGLVVAVVAVMVAPAAVSYYRFSTGRWKVIARDYRPATQPGD; encoded by the coding sequence TTGGAACGAGTGCCGAATCCGGTTCGACTGGTGGTCGCCTGGGTGGGAACGGCGCTGGTTCGGGCGGACCTCATCGAGCCCGAACGCGCGCGCCGAACCACCGACCTCGCGTGGCCCCGGATCGTCACGGGCCTCGCACGGATGTCGAAGAACGCCGCCGACACGGCGATGGTCGGCCTCGCAGTGGGCACAGCCGCCATCGCAGGTGTGGGCTTCGTCGCCCCCTACTGGGGGATGGCGTTCGCGCTCGGCGGCGGCCTCGCCAGCGGCACCATCGCACTCGTCTCCCAACGCTACGGGGCCGACGAACCCGTCGGCCAACCCGTCCGGTCGAGCATCCTCGTCGTGCTCGGGCTCACGGTCCCGGTCACCGCGCTGTTCTGGTTCCTCCCGACACAGCTCCTCGGCCTCCTCAGCGACAACCCGCGCGTGGTCGAACTCGGCGCGAACTACCTCCGACTCATGGGCCTCGGCGTCCCCTTCGCGGGCCTCAACCTGATCGCGAGCCGCGCGCTCGTGGGGGCCGACGACGCCTGGACCCCGATGGTGGTCCGGGCCGCCGGCGCGGTCCTGAACGTCGCCGTCAACGCGGCCCTGATATTCTGGCTGGGCTACGGCGTCGTCGGCGCGGCGGTCGGCACCGTCCTCGCGAACGTCGCCGTCACGATCGCGTTCGTCTACGGGCTGACGGCGGGCTGGCTCCCGGGCGTCGGGAAACTCCCCATCACCGTCGATCCGCTCGGCACCTACCTCCACGGCGAGACGACCCGCCAACTCGTGAAGATCGGGACGCCCCTGATCGGCAAGAACGTCGCCTGGCGACTCGGCGGCTTCGCCATGCTCTGGATCGTCGGGCTGTTCGGGACGACGGTCGTGGCGGCGTTCGTGGTCGCCCAGCGCGTTCGGGACCTCCTCAACACCCCCGGCTGGGGCTTCGGGCTCGCCTCCTCCAGCCTCGTCGGCCAGGAACTCGGCACCGGCGACGAGGACACCGCCGAGGCCTACGGCACCGAGGTGATCCGCTTCGGCGTCGCGGTCTACTTCCTGCTCGCGGCGGTGGTGTTCGTCCTCGCCGATCCGATCGCGCTCGCGTTCGTCGGCGACCCCGCGAGCGACGCGCTCCCGATCGCCACGCTGCTCGTCAGGGCGACCTGCGTCGGGATCGTCTTCAAGGGCCTCTCGCGAACCGCGACCGGCCCGCTCCGCGCGAGCGGCGACACCCGGTGGCCGTTCTACGGTCAGGTCCTCGGCTACGTCGTGGGCCTCCCGCTCGCGTACCTCGGCGCGACGACCGACCTCGGCCTCCCGGGGCTCGTGGTCGCCGTCGTCGCCGTGATGGTCGCGCCCGCCGCGGTCAGCTACTACCGCTTCTCGACGGGTCGATGGAAGGTGATCGCCCGAGACTACCGTCCCGCGACCCAGCCCGGCGACTGA
- a CDS encoding MGMT family protein, which yields MSEVAGIYARESNYLDRCVQVGVASDRVVSVSFPRNFASGADARHEVLDRIFEYLEGDHDEFRDVEIGLTVPTDQRSVLEAVRELPYGTQTSVEPLTGRIPGFDPEDDDDRDRVRTALDENPIPIIIPDHRVRDGPSAAPPKVEQRLRSLEGL from the coding sequence ATGAGCGAGGTCGCCGGAATCTACGCGCGGGAGTCGAACTATCTCGACCGCTGCGTCCAGGTCGGGGTGGCGAGCGACCGCGTCGTCTCGGTGTCGTTCCCACGGAACTTCGCGTCCGGGGCCGACGCCCGGCACGAGGTGCTCGACCGGATATTCGAGTACCTCGAAGGCGACCACGACGAGTTCCGAGACGTCGAGATCGGCCTCACCGTTCCCACCGACCAGCGGTCGGTGCTCGAAGCCGTTCGCGAACTCCCCTACGGCACCCAGACCTCGGTCGAGCCGCTCACGGGTCGCATCCCCGGCTTCGACCCCGAGGACGACGACGACCGTGACCGCGTGCGCACCGCGCTCGACGAGAATCCGATCCCGATCATCATCCCCGACCACCGCGTTCGGGACGGCCCGAGTGCGGCTCCCCCGAAGGTCGAACAGCGGCTGCGATCGCTCGAAGGACTCTAG
- the trpC gene encoding indole-3-glycerol phosphate synthase, whose amino-acid sequence MNETEGVAPEVESILAAAAEREGGTDRLAVSARSFPAAFAAAESEGRVPVIAEVKPTSPTTDGERDEDPVALAKSMVAGGAAAISVLTEPDHFGGSLDALTAVREAVSVPVLRKDFVLREAQLDAVAADAVLLIARFVDDLPKLVAAARDRGFQPLVEVHSRAELDAALAADADLIGVNNRDLARLEVDLSTFEELAPRVPDDVTLVAESGITSSEDVRRMREAGADALLIGTAVMDGDPEANARRLTTQDQ is encoded by the coding sequence ATGAACGAAACCGAGGGAGTGGCCCCCGAGGTCGAATCGATCCTGGCGGCCGCGGCCGAACGCGAGGGCGGCACCGATCGGCTCGCCGTCTCGGCGCGGTCGTTCCCCGCCGCGTTCGCCGCGGCCGAATCCGAGGGTCGCGTGCCGGTGATCGCCGAGGTCAAGCCCACCAGCCCGACGACCGACGGCGAGCGCGACGAGGACCCCGTGGCGCTCGCGAAGTCTATGGTCGCCGGCGGCGCGGCGGCGATCTCGGTGCTCACCGAACCCGACCACTTCGGCGGCTCGCTCGACGCGCTCACGGCCGTTCGCGAGGCGGTTTCGGTGCCGGTGCTCCGGAAGGACTTCGTGCTTCGCGAGGCGCAGCTCGATGCCGTCGCGGCGGACGCCGTCCTCCTGATCGCGCGGTTCGTCGACGACCTCCCGAAACTCGTTGCAGCCGCCCGCGACCGTGGTTTCCAGCCGCTCGTGGAGGTTCACTCCCGCGCCGAACTCGACGCCGCGCTGGCTGCCGATGCGGACTTGATCGGCGTCAACAACCGCGACCTCGCGCGGCTGGAGGTCGACCTCTCGACCTTCGAGGAGCTCGCGCCGCGGGTCCCGGACGACGTGACCCTCGTGGCCGAGAGCGGCATCACGAGCTCGGAGGACGTCCGGCGGATGCGCGAGGCGGGGGCCGATGCCTTGTTGATCGGCACGGCGGTCATGGACGGCGACCCGGAGGCGAACGCTCGGCGACTCACGACGCAAGACCAATGA
- the trpB gene encoding tryptophan synthase subunit beta, whose translation MATDENGKFGRYGGQYVPEALMAAVEELDDAYRRYVLENEDGFVDEFRERLRDFGGRPTPLQHADRLSERSGFDVYLKREDLLHGGAHKLNNALGQCLLAKYMGKERIVAETGAGQHGTATAMAAAHLGMECEVYMGERDINRQRPNVFRMRLNGATVNPVTTGRGTLKEAINETMREWATTVEDTHYVIGSVVGPHPFPAMVRDFQSVIGEEARRQTQEKIGGLPDSVVACAGGGSNTMGAFDAFVEDESVSLVAVEAGGSSLDVDEEAGVAPNSASLATGQEGVLHGARTKLLQDTAGQILESHSVSSGLDYAGVGPELANLVDEGRVTPVSVDDDAALEGFHRLSQLEGIIPALESAHAIAYLDRADPDDLGDSVVVNLSGRGDKDLESVVEETEKRDIGNAPEMGVFE comes from the coding sequence ATGGCAACGGACGAGAACGGGAAATTCGGGCGGTACGGTGGCCAGTACGTCCCCGAGGCGCTGATGGCGGCGGTCGAGGAACTCGACGACGCCTACCGGCGCTACGTGCTGGAGAACGAGGACGGTTTCGTGGACGAGTTCCGCGAGCGGCTCCGGGACTTCGGGGGCCGACCCACCCCGCTCCAGCACGCCGACCGACTGAGCGAGCGCTCCGGCTTCGACGTCTACCTCAAACGCGAAGACCTCCTCCACGGTGGCGCGCACAAGCTCAACAACGCGCTCGGGCAGTGCCTCCTCGCGAAGTACATGGGCAAAGAGCGGATCGTGGCCGAGACCGGGGCGGGCCAGCACGGCACCGCGACCGCGATGGCCGCGGCTCACCTCGGGATGGAGTGTGAGGTCTACATGGGCGAGCGCGACATCAACCGCCAGCGCCCCAACGTCTTCCGGATGCGGCTCAACGGCGCGACCGTCAATCCGGTGACGACAGGAAGAGGGACCCTGAAGGAAGCCATCAACGAGACGATGCGCGAGTGGGCGACGACTGTGGAGGACACCCACTACGTCATCGGTTCGGTGGTCGGCCCGCATCCCTTCCCGGCGATGGTTCGCGACTTCCAGTCCGTCATCGGCGAGGAAGCCCGTCGGCAGACACAGGAGAAGATCGGTGGGCTGCCCGACAGCGTGGTGGCCTGTGCCGGCGGTGGCTCGAACACGATGGGCGCGTTCGACGCGTTCGTCGAGGACGAGAGCGTCTCGCTGGTCGCGGTCGAGGCGGGCGGCAGCAGCCTCGACGTCGACGAGGAAGCGGGCGTCGCGCCGAACTCGGCCTCGCTCGCCACGGGCCAGGAGGGCGTGCTCCACGGTGCGCGCACGAAACTCCTCCAGGACACTGCGGGTCAGATCCTCGAATCCCACAGCGTGAGTTCGGGGCTCGACTACGCCGGCGTGGGACCCGAACTCGCGAACCTCGTGGACGAGGGACGCGTGACTCCCGTCTCGGTCGACGACGACGCCGCCCTCGAAGGCTTCCACCGGCTCTCCCAGCTGGAGGGGATCATCCCGGCGCTCGAAAGCGCCCACGCGATCGCCTACCTCGACCGTGCCGACCCCGACGACCTCGGGGACAGCGTCGTGGTCAACCTCTCCGGGCGCGGCGACAAGGACCTCGAAAGCGTCGTCGAGGAGACCGAGAAACGCGACATCGGGAACGCGCCCGAGATGGGGGTCTTCGAGTGA
- the trpA gene encoding tryptophan synthase subunit alpha — translation MSRIDEVFEDTEAAFVPYLAVGDPDVESSVAYIEALARGGADVIELGLPFSEPIAEGPTIQHAVVRSLDAGMTPEKFFEVVERLDVDVPLVCMTYYNLVYQYGRREAQRASERASGDAASSEEPGPEPFVRRAAEAGIDGFVIPDLPVEESGPLRAACDEHGCDLVFIAAPTTRGDRLTAAVEETSGYLYVQARLGVTSARDDVSDQTTESLDRLAEYDIPKAVGFGISSGEIAREVVAAGADGVIVGSALVDIVAEGHESGESTTEVAERLEAKARELKEGALAGATQRAPRPERP, via the coding sequence GTGAGCCGCATCGACGAGGTCTTCGAGGACACCGAGGCCGCGTTCGTCCCGTACCTCGCGGTCGGCGACCCCGACGTCGAATCCAGCGTCGCGTACATCGAGGCGCTCGCGCGCGGCGGGGCCGACGTCATCGAGCTCGGGTTGCCCTTCTCCGAACCGATCGCCGAGGGGCCGACGATCCAGCACGCAGTGGTCAGATCGCTCGACGCCGGGATGACCCCCGAGAAATTCTTCGAGGTGGTCGAACGCCTCGACGTCGACGTGCCGCTGGTCTGTATGACCTACTACAACCTGGTCTATCAGTATGGGCGGCGCGAGGCCCAGCGGGCCTCGGAACGAGCGAGCGGCGACGCCGCGAGCAGCGAGGAACCAGGGCCCGAACCGTTCGTCCGGCGGGCGGCCGAGGCCGGCATCGACGGCTTCGTGATCCCGGATCTGCCCGTCGAGGAGAGCGGTCCCCTCAGAGCGGCGTGCGACGAGCACGGCTGCGACCTCGTCTTCATCGCCGCGCCGACGACCCGCGGGGACCGGCTCACGGCGGCCGTCGAGGAGACCTCGGGCTACCTCTACGTCCAGGCTCGCCTCGGCGTCACGAGCGCCCGCGACGACGTCTCCGACCAGACCACCGAGAGCCTCGATAGGTTGGCGGAGTACGACATCCCGAAGGCGGTCGGGTTCGGGATCAGTTCGGGCGAGATCGCCCGCGAGGTGGTCGCGGCGGGTGCCGACGGCGTGATCGTCGGGAGCGCGCTGGTCGACATCGTCGCCGAGGGACACGAGAGCGGGGAGAGTACCACGGAAGTCGCCGAACGGCTCGAAGCCAAGGCCCGCGAACTCAAGGAGGGCGCACTCGCGGGGGCCACGCAACGTGCGCCGCGACCGGAACGTCCATAA
- a CDS encoding 2-amino-3,7-dideoxy-D-threo-hept-6-ulosonate synthase — MNTGIQARLDRIGTDGKFLTIPMDHGLTLGAVRGLVDIESTVDAVTRGGADAVLTQKGVAPRVHPNKNDAGYIVHLNGSTAGGPDANDKRITGTVEAAVKAGADAVSFHINVGSESEPEQITDLGELTERADELGIPVLAMAYARGPGVDGADPERLSHAVRLAEELGADVVKTGYSGDAGSFARVVDATRLPVLIAGGEPAGDKASLEAVRGAMDAGAAGVSMGRTVFQHDDPEAMTRAVSGVVHDDRTAEEALDRAGLAVEA; from the coding sequence ATGAACACCGGTATTCAGGCACGTCTCGACCGTATCGGCACCGACGGGAAGTTCCTCACCATCCCGATGGACCACGGCCTCACCCTCGGCGCGGTCCGGGGGCTGGTCGACATCGAGTCGACCGTCGACGCGGTGACGCGCGGTGGGGCCGACGCCGTGTTGACCCAGAAAGGGGTCGCCCCTCGTGTGCATCCCAACAAGAACGACGCGGGCTACATCGTCCACCTCAACGGCTCGACCGCCGGCGGCCCGGACGCCAACGACAAACGGATCACCGGGACCGTCGAGGCGGCGGTCAAGGCCGGCGCGGACGCGGTCTCCTTTCACATCAACGTCGGGAGCGAATCCGAGCCCGAGCAGATCACCGACCTCGGCGAACTCACCGAGCGTGCCGACGAGCTCGGGATCCCAGTATTGGCGATGGCCTACGCCCGCGGACCGGGCGTCGACGGGGCCGATCCCGAGCGCCTCAGCCACGCCGTCCGCCTCGCCGAGGAGCTCGGTGCGGACGTCGTCAAAACGGGCTACTCCGGCGACGCCGGGAGCTTCGCCCGCGTCGTCGACGCGACCCGACTGCCCGTGCTGATCGCGGGCGGCGAACCCGCGGGCGACAAAGCGTCACTCGAAGCGGTCCGCGGCGCGATGGACGCGGGCGCGGCGGGCGTCTCGATGGGCCGCACGGTGTTCCAGCACGACGACCCGGAGGCCATGACCCGCGCGGTCTCGGGCGTGGTCCACGACGACCGCACGGCCGAGGAGGCGCTCGACCGGGCCGGCCTCGCGGTCGAAGC